The Persephonella atlantica genome includes a window with the following:
- the csm2 gene encoding type III-A CRISPR-associated protein Csm2: MNSTDIIQILTPDLVSNIKELIKLRQEISKLEKQKNYGEAKKKKNVLRGIYRNLVEETIKMIQGNNITLSNIDEEEFIKPEGICEGIATGITFKRTQLRKFFAEIKLIQEKTKSDEVNSIDITKLIPKLAYSQARGLIDDEFFKLMKELLNKVRKTKKKSDYDKFVTIFESIIAYHHYYNPKED; the protein is encoded by the coding sequence ATGAACTCAACAGATATAATTCAAATTTTAACACCTGATCTTGTGAGTAATATTAAAGAACTCATTAAATTAAGGCAAGAGATTTCAAAGTTAGAAAAACAAAAAAATTATGGAGAAGCTAAAAAGAAAAAAAATGTTTTGAGAGGAATTTACAGAAATTTGGTAGAAGAAACCATAAAAATGATCCAAGGCAATAATATAACTCTTTCAAACATAGATGAAGAAGAATTCATAAAACCTGAAGGTATATGTGAAGGAATAGCAACCGGAATAACATTTAAAAGAACACAACTAAGAAAATTTTTCGCTGAAATTAAATTAATTCAGGAGAAAACAAAAAGCGATGAAGTCAATTCAATAGATATTACAAAACTCATTCCTAAACTAGCATATTCCCAAGCGAGAGGATTAATAGATGATGAATTTTTCAAGTTGATGAAAGAACTGCTCAACAAAGTAAGAAAAACAAAGAAAAAGTCAGACTATGATAAGTTTGTAACTATTTTTGAATCAATAATAGCTTATCATCACTACTATAACCCAAAGGAGGATTAA
- the cas10 gene encoding type III-A CRISPR-associated protein Cas10/Csm1 — translation MGGKKEKYLIALAGLFHDIGKFYQRATGETTSSEEKEKFGHAHAVLSAKWIEKQKNIFEKVEKGLTAKLINWGARHHNPTEELESKLMQIADWYSSAHDREKILKDELNIMHSVFERVSFTKYKEGDEKNFGLYIPDKLELNEKNIFPKTTKGFIEDFQIKYFEDTEERVEKIFDVSSKKDINPKLKDTYSNLFENFENEFKNLSENFSNSLERFFYFCYYLLQKYTWSVPASTYDYEKFSNHYPDISLFDHSRVLSAIATSLYDYSLEKGITKPKKNSTETFDNEEAFLLIEGDVGGIQKFLFNIYKTSEASEAEFSIAKALRGRSFFLAMLTEIFARYILKELGYPLTNAIYISSGKFQLLVANTEENKTKLSEIENKINRFLFDEFKLELNFVLATHTFKGKEFKVSNGFLNQIECLQIALDKKKKQKLGELIFNDLESLDEITREEGICPSCNSLPKEKDNLCKWCNLSQKIGEVIPKIKYIAFSSNDLPVEDKQKLDLGEFGKVFLLSDEDIKNRKNIELKEKLKNVKEVLILNETNLNEYINGFKFLGNTVPIITTENKEILKSIADEEIRKFIKEDNVLPFEILVKFAQGDKKLGFFRADVDNLGLILSDGLRSIEVETEKDESNYTISRIASLSRMLDLFFSGYINKLAEEETKDYIKFLIENKEDLDSELKGIIQKIEEKNLKDDFINSLIYIVYSGGDDLFIIAPYNLALSFTQKLREKFTKFTAKNPEFGLSGGLLFARHNLPIHLVAKYAEKLEDRAKTGTKDKIAIFQKAYKWKDFEIGQSSLVNCEKVEDIEEFYFNEIEEQIKKFVEIYNYKDEKGNKKEIISRSFLYTLLTLYKNYVKEDNGNLKIKPIIYPKLHYQIARNVKERENENVRNKLIKPLLNIDNDFIIKNLDTIVSLVLMKTRKGG, via the coding sequence ATGGGAGGAAAAAAAGAGAAGTATCTCATAGCCTTAGCCGGCCTGTTCCACGACATAGGGAAGTTTTATCAGAGGGCAACAGGAGAAACCACATCTTCGGAAGAGAAAGAAAAGTTTGGACATGCTCATGCCGTTTTATCTGCAAAATGGATTGAAAAACAAAAAAACATATTTGAAAAAGTAGAAAAAGGTTTAACAGCAAAACTCATAAATTGGGGAGCAAGGCATCATAATCCTACTGAAGAATTAGAAAGCAAGTTAATGCAAATTGCTGACTGGTATTCTTCTGCCCACGATAGAGAAAAAATTCTAAAGGATGAACTAAATATTATGCACTCTGTTTTTGAAAGAGTTTCATTTACTAAATACAAAGAAGGTGATGAGAAAAATTTTGGTTTATATATCCCTGATAAATTAGAACTAAATGAAAAAAACATTTTTCCAAAAACAACTAAAGGATTTATAGAAGACTTCCAAATTAAATATTTTGAGGATACAGAAGAAAGAGTAGAAAAAATATTTGATGTTTCTTCGAAAAAAGATATAAACCCAAAACTTAAAGATACTTATTCAAACTTATTTGAAAATTTTGAAAATGAATTTAAAAATCTATCTGAAAACTTTTCAAACTCTTTAGAACGATTTTTTTATTTTTGTTATTATTTACTTCAAAAATATACATGGTCTGTTCCAGCTTCTACTTATGACTACGAAAAATTTTCAAATCACTATCCGGACATTTCACTCTTTGACCACTCAAGAGTTTTGTCAGCTATTGCCACCTCCTTGTATGATTACTCTTTGGAAAAAGGTATAACAAAACCAAAGAAAAACTCAACGGAAACTTTCGACAACGAAGAAGCTTTTTTATTAATAGAAGGTGACGTTGGAGGAATTCAAAAATTTTTATTTAATATATATAAAACAAGCGAAGCTTCAGAGGCAGAGTTTTCTATAGCTAAAGCATTAAGAGGTCGTTCTTTCTTTTTAGCAATGTTAACAGAAATATTTGCAAGATATATTCTCAAAGAATTAGGTTATCCACTAACAAATGCCATTTATATAAGTAGTGGAAAGTTTCAACTGCTTGTAGCAAACACTGAAGAAAATAAAACAAAGCTTTCAGAAATTGAGAATAAAATAAACAGATTTTTATTTGATGAATTTAAACTTGAGCTTAATTTCGTTTTAGCTACACACACATTTAAAGGAAAAGAATTTAAAGTTTCAAATGGATTTTTGAATCAAATAGAATGCCTGCAGATAGCACTTGATAAAAAGAAAAAACAAAAGTTAGGAGAACTAATATTTAATGATTTAGAAAGTTTAGATGAGATAACAAGAGAAGAAGGTATATGTCCTTCCTGTAATAGTTTACCCAAGGAAAAAGATAATCTTTGCAAATGGTGCAATCTTTCACAAAAGATAGGAGAAGTTATACCAAAAATTAAGTATATAGCATTTTCAAGTAATGATTTACCTGTTGAAGATAAGCAGAAGTTAGATTTAGGAGAATTTGGAAAGGTATTTTTATTAAGCGATGAGGATATAAAGAACAGAAAAAATATAGAGCTAAAGGAAAAACTAAAAAATGTTAAAGAAGTTCTTATTTTGAATGAAACAAATTTAAACGAGTATATAAATGGTTTTAAATTTTTAGGAAACACTGTTCCAATTATCACAACAGAAAACAAAGAAATTTTAAAATCTATTGCAGATGAAGAAATTAGAAAGTTCATAAAAGAGGATAATGTTCTTCCATTTGAGATTTTAGTAAAGTTTGCCCAAGGAGATAAAAAACTTGGATTTTTTAGGGCTGACGTTGATAATTTGGGATTAATACTCAGTGATGGGCTTCGTTCTATAGAAGTAGAAACAGAAAAAGACGAAAGCAACTACACAATTTCAAGAATAGCTTCACTTAGTAGAATGTTAGATTTATTCTTTAGCGGATACATAAACAAATTAGCAGAAGAAGAAACAAAAGATTACATAAAGTTTCTTATAGAGAATAAAGAAGATTTAGACTCCGAATTAAAAGGCATAATACAAAAAATAGAAGAAAAAAATCTAAAAGATGATTTCATAAATTCTCTAATCTACATAGTTTATTCAGGAGGAGATGATTTATTTATCATAGCACCATATAATTTAGCCCTTTCCTTTACTCAAAAATTAAGAGAAAAATTTACAAAGTTTACAGCTAAAAATCCTGAATTTGGACTATCTGGAGGCTTGTTGTTTGCAAGACATAATCTACCTATCCATCTTGTAGCTAAATATGCGGAAAAATTAGAAGATAGAGCAAAAACAGGCACTAAAGACAAAATAGCAATTTTCCAAAAGGCATATAAATGGAAAGACTTTGAAATAGGTCAAAGTAGTTTAGTAAACTGCGAGAAAGTTGAAGATATAGAGGAGTTTTATTTTAATGAGATAGAAGAGCAAATTAAAAAATTCGTAGAAATTTACAACTATAAAGACGAAAAAGGCAATAAAAAAGAAATTATCAGCAGAAGTTTCCTTTATACCTTACTTACTTTATACAAAAACTATGTAAAAGAAGACAATGGAAACCTAAAAATCAAGCCCATTATTTACCCAAAACTTCACTACCAGATAGCAAGAAATGTTAAAGAAAGAGAAAATGAAAATGTCAGAAATAAACTAATTAAACCGTTATTAAATATAGACAATGATTTCATAATTAAAAATTTAGATACTATAGTTTCGCTTGTATTAATGAAAACAAGAAAAGGAGGATAA
- the cas2 gene encoding CRISPR-associated endonuclease Cas2 yields the protein MRFIICYDISDDKKRNKVSKLLKAYGIRTQLSLFEVEADKETIINLLNEVEKEIDEIDKFFIYPVDNEKKIIRMGIAKNGALTFVI from the coding sequence TTGAGGTTTATAATCTGCTATGACATATCTGATGACAAGAAGAGAAACAAAGTATCAAAGCTTCTAAAAGCATATGGTATCAGAACTCAGCTTAGTCTGTTTGAAGTTGAAGCAGATAAAGAGACGATAATTAATCTTCTAAATGAAGTTGAAAAGGAAATTGATGAGATAGATAAATTTTTCATTTATCCTGTAGATAATGAAAAAAAGATTATAAGAATGGGTATTGCCAAAAATGGAGCTTTGACGTTTGTTATATGA
- a CDS encoding AAA family ATPase: MKNPFTLGLVSEDKFCNRRKEIKELKNYIKNSQNVVIYSPRRFGKTSLIKKVLKELKKENKNILPVYVDLFPVSSYRDLADLLSRAIISEVGKEINKSFIKKVKTLFKSVVPTFTIKPDGSFSISVSFSQNLETEIDTVLSDILQGFNSYINKNKLSAVLVLDEFQEITTLKESHKIEGIFRTNIQSHHNISYIFIGSRRRILLDMFTDKNRPFYKSSFLYELKKIPKEEFTVCIIKNFEKTKKECSPALAEKIYNLVEGYPYYVQKLSSVVWDLTNKRVSEKIISESINILINSEKADFENIWINLNNAEKAVLKTIAQHPNLQIYSKEFTKNSGLSIGGIQKAVKSLLTKDLIETKDKNYQITDPLMRLWLLKEFAG, encoded by the coding sequence ATGAAAAACCCATTTACCCTTGGTCTTGTAAGTGAAGATAAGTTTTGTAATCGCAGAAAAGAGATTAAAGAGCTAAAAAATTACATCAAAAACAGTCAGAATGTTGTCATCTATTCTCCAAGAAGATTTGGAAAAACATCCCTAATCAAGAAAGTCCTAAAAGAGCTAAAAAAAGAAAACAAAAACATACTCCCTGTTTACGTAGATTTATTTCCTGTATCTTCATATCGAGATTTAGCAGACTTACTCTCAAGAGCAATCATATCAGAAGTTGGAAAAGAGATTAACAAAAGCTTTATCAAAAAGGTCAAAACCCTTTTCAAAAGTGTGGTTCCTACCTTTACAATAAAGCCTGACGGTTCATTCTCCATTTCTGTATCTTTTTCCCAAAACTTAGAAACAGAGATAGATACTGTTTTATCTGACATACTACAGGGATTTAACAGCTACATAAACAAAAACAAGTTATCAGCAGTTTTAGTGTTAGACGAATTTCAAGAAATTACCACCCTCAAAGAGTCCCACAAGATAGAAGGAATTTTTAGAACTAACATCCAGTCCCATCATAACATAAGCTACATTTTCATAGGCAGTAGAAGGAGAATTCTACTTGATATGTTCACAGATAAAAATAGACCATTTTATAAAAGTTCATTCCTGTATGAGTTGAAAAAAATTCCCAAAGAAGAGTTTACTGTCTGTATAATCAAAAACTTTGAAAAAACAAAAAAAGAATGCTCCCCTGCTCTTGCTGAAAAAATCTATAATCTGGTAGAAGGATATCCTTATTATGTTCAGAAGCTTTCATCCGTAGTGTGGGATTTAACCAATAAACGGGTTAGTGAAAAAATAATATCCGAGAGTATAAACATACTGATAAACTCAGAAAAGGCAGATTTTGAAAACATCTGGATTAATCTCAATAATGCAGAAAAGGCAGTGCTGAAAACAATAGCTCAACATCCAAACTTGCAGATATACTCAAAAGAGTTTACAAAAAACTCTGGTCTTTCTATCGGTGGTATCCAGAAGGCTGTAAAATCTCTCCTGACAAAAGATTTAATTGAAACAAAAGACAAAAACTACCAGATAACCGACCCCCTAATGAGACTATGGCTACTAAAGGAGTTTGCAGGGTAA
- the csm3 gene encoding type III-A CRISPR-associated RAMP protein Csm3 gives MANQNLKPLIGFLTLKYHIEVLTGLHIGGSKDSIEIGGVDNPVIKLKAFKLNDDNILSDIPYIPGSSLKGKIRSLLELAKGIYMKRLQNGITKIEDLGKPCDCGKCEICILFGTGGDKVKEPIRLRFSEFYPTKETIDMWKKYLGEVYTEMKTENVINRITSTAQHPRHTERVIANSVFKGDITFRLFENDGIELVNTLKTGMELLEKDYLGGSGSRGYGRVKIYLCNYEWYSPNNEKLPEKIKETLDSWKTNSGNKE, from the coding sequence ATGGCTAATCAAAATTTAAAGCCACTGATAGGATTTTTAACACTAAAATACCACATAGAAGTACTAACCGGTTTACATATAGGAGGTTCAAAAGATAGCATTGAAATTGGAGGAGTAGACAACCCTGTAATCAAATTAAAAGCTTTTAAATTAAATGATGATAACATTCTTTCTGATATCCCATATATTCCTGGTTCTTCACTAAAAGGAAAAATTAGAAGTTTATTAGAATTAGCTAAAGGTATATATATGAAAAGGTTACAAAATGGAATTACGAAAATTGAAGATTTAGGAAAACCTTGCGACTGTGGAAAGTGTGAAATTTGCATACTCTTTGGAACAGGTGGAGATAAAGTAAAAGAACCAATTAGATTAAGGTTTTCAGAATTTTATCCAACAAAAGAAACAATAGATATGTGGAAAAAATATTTAGGAGAAGTGTATACAGAAATGAAAACAGAAAATGTAATTAACAGAATAACTTCAACAGCACAACATCCAAGACATACAGAAAGAGTTATAGCAAATTCTGTTTTTAAAGGAGATATTACATTTAGATTGTTTGAAAATGACGGAATAGAACTTGTCAATACACTAAAAACAGGAATGGAATTACTTGAAAAAGATTATTTAGGTGGTAGTGGTTCAAGAGGATATGGAAGAGTAAAAATTTATCTATGTAATTATGAATGGTATAGTCCAAATAATGAAAAACTTCCTGAGAAAATAAAGGAAACTTTAGACAGCTGGAAAACTAATAGCGGAAATAAGGAGTAA
- a CDS encoding UPF0175 family protein, with translation MKVIVEVPDELKLNEKEVKTAALVKLYELGKISSGKAAKLLGISRIEFLNLLGKYKVQMEPGTEKELLEDIENA, from the coding sequence ATGAAAGTCATAGTAGAAGTTCCTGATGAGCTAAAATTAAATGAAAAAGAAGTAAAAACGGCAGCTTTAGTTAAATTATATGAACTTGGGAAAATATCCTCTGGCAAAGCTGCAAAACTTTTGGGTATTTCCCGTATTGAGTTTTTAAATTTGCTTGGTAAATATAAGGTTCAGATGGAACCAGGTACAGAAAAAGAACTCTTAGAAGATATAGAGAATGCCTAA
- the csx1 gene encoding CRISPR-associated CARF protein Csx1: protein MKILVAPWGDPAGWKETKYEYDNKTIKSSSSLKILQEVINPDNTIIVASDTLGQEGTTYNEVRKNAENKVKKYAQIFGISNFDVEILPGVGHFQDRNTKKEAHFYGNAQDYYYSFLYRFIKRFKNLKTPQIEVHLDITHGVNYMPVLVYKGLIELLGNLALYSEIKLVVYNTDPAFPFNLLEKTKINVIEKTSILPNPLREKSINNELIDTKKLENSKRIQINKNLSKLIQKSITYNSISAFLGSIFNGIPLGVLTFFPDLTALENFINENYSIFEKNIYVEETENILNVNRLISLNRNFKVYSFALFHSYFLTDIVNHKTEVSLYDLKKLNNDFFSYDKKLEVLINKELTDLKDKLSSLESKTYQVLNTIIHNKAFNEIDQRNFLAHAGLEYNSIEVKKEDEDILIKYRENLLNTVVQFCQTGLI from the coding sequence ATGAAAATACTTGTAGCTCCATGGGGAGACCCAGCAGGATGGAAAGAAACAAAGTATGAATACGATAATAAAACGATAAAATCCAGTTCTTCCTTAAAAATTTTGCAGGAAGTTATAAATCCAGACAATACTATTATTGTTGCTTCAGATACATTAGGTCAGGAAGGAACAACTTATAATGAAGTTAGAAAAAATGCAGAGAACAAAGTAAAAAAATATGCTCAAATCTTTGGGATTAGTAATTTTGATGTTGAAATCCTGCCCGGCGTGGGACATTTTCAAGACAGAAATACTAAAAAAGAAGCCCACTTTTATGGTAATGCTCAGGATTATTATTATTCCTTCCTATACAGATTCATCAAAAGATTTAAAAATTTAAAAACTCCACAAATAGAAGTCCACCTTGATATAACCCACGGCGTAAACTACATGCCTGTATTAGTTTATAAAGGTCTGATAGAGCTTTTAGGTAATCTTGCTCTGTATTCAGAGATAAAGTTAGTCGTTTATAATACAGACCCTGCCTTTCCTTTTAACTTATTGGAAAAGACAAAAATAAATGTTATAGAAAAAACATCAATTCTTCCTAATCCTTTAAGGGAAAAATCAATAAATAACGAACTAATTGATACAAAAAAATTAGAAAATAGTAAAAGAATCCAAATAAATAAAAACCTCAGTAAACTTATACAAAAATCTATAACGTATAACTCTATATCTGCATTTTTAGGTTCTATATTCAATGGTATTCCTTTAGGAGTACTCACTTTTTTTCCAGATTTAACTGCTCTGGAAAATTTTATTAACGAAAATTACTCCATATTTGAAAAAAACATATACGTAGAAGAAACAGAAAACATTCTAAATGTGAACAGATTGATTTCACTTAACAGAAACTTTAAAGTATACAGTTTTGCACTTTTTCACAGTTATTTTTTAACTGATATAGTTAATCATAAAACTGAAGTTTCCCTTTATGATTTAAAAAAACTAAATAATGATTTTTTTTCATATGATAAAAAATTAGAAGTTTTAATTAATAAGGAGCTGACAGATTTAAAGGATAAACTTTCCAGCCTTGAAAGTAAAACATACCAAGTTTTAAATACAATAATTCACAACAAAGCTTTTAATGAAATTGACCAGAGAAATTTTCTTGCCCATGCAGGTCTGGAATATAACAGTATTGAGGTAAAGAAAGAAGATGAAGACATTTTGATTAAATACAGAGAAAATCTATTAAATACAGTTGTTCAGTTTTGTCAGACAGGCTTGATTTAA
- the csm5 gene encoding type III-A CRISPR-associated RAMP protein Csm5, translating into MKIEKKEIYKAETYKLETLSPVHIGTGNKYTNWDYYLGSELTRVYVLSLDRFIQQLSEKEQEMLADYIEKNSRKGIIDFVRGNKLDFRLLDNSKIYEIRLIDQSRFVHGIYEEIKHPEGLYIPASTIKGAIRTAVLYCLLKENKDYYRFSVKEFETEQGKKYKDIVLVVNGKQKKGIENIEEYLEREFFGENQSNDIFKYLRISDSYINKNFNNLECRKIYVANTTTFETVLPNGKKIRKYPEHYEIITEGTEFGGIEISVIDEEQLKRFIKPKYHKTLEKIKNWKQCLYEFSKDLIEAEIKFWETEDIENMIKKAYGNYTDDRGNRPVKYIAKSFNKKEVLTQLKNIQKENSPEEPVIRIGKLSGYLTHSIGLLLANNSGKPYDVHEFGKIINSKAKDWLFPLTKRLTLDNQTLGWCKLTFQKEIKNTKETQTKNNIEKENDIKNKNPDELANLLAKKWGGKFRK; encoded by the coding sequence ATGAAAATAGAGAAAAAAGAAATTTACAAAGCAGAAACTTACAAACTTGAAACACTATCTCCAGTTCATATAGGAACTGGAAATAAATACACAAACTGGGATTATTATTTAGGGAGTGAACTTACAAGAGTTTATGTGCTTTCACTGGACAGATTTATACAGCAGCTAAGTGAAAAAGAACAGGAAATGCTGGCTGATTATATTGAGAAAAATAGCAGAAAAGGAATAATTGATTTCGTTAGAGGCAACAAACTTGACTTTAGACTTTTGGATAACTCTAAAATATACGAAATTAGACTAATTGACCAATCAAGATTTGTACATGGAATTTATGAAGAAATAAAACATCCAGAAGGTTTATATATACCAGCTTCAACTATCAAAGGAGCTATCAGAACGGCAGTCTTATACTGCTTACTAAAGGAAAATAAAGATTACTACAGATTTTCAGTAAAAGAATTTGAAACAGAACAGGGAAAAAAATACAAAGATATTGTATTAGTAGTAAATGGAAAGCAAAAAAAAGGAATAGAAAATATAGAAGAATATTTGGAAAGGGAATTTTTTGGAGAAAATCAAAGTAATGATATTTTTAAATATTTAAGGATTTCTGACAGTTATATAAACAAAAATTTTAATAATTTAGAGTGCAGAAAAATATATGTCGCAAATACTACAACATTTGAAACAGTCCTACCAAACGGTAAAAAAATAAGAAAATATCCTGAACACTATGAAATAATTACTGAAGGAACAGAATTTGGTGGTATAGAAATTTCTGTAATTGATGAAGAACAACTGAAAAGATTTATAAAACCTAAATACCATAAAACATTAGAAAAAATAAAAAACTGGAAACAGTGTTTATACGAATTCTCAAAAGACTTAATAGAAGCAGAAATAAAGTTTTGGGAAACAGAAGACATAGAAAATATGATAAAAAAAGCATATGGAAATTATACAGATGATAGAGGAAATAGACCTGTTAAATATATAGCAAAAAGTTTCAACAAAAAAGAGGTATTAACTCAATTAAAAAACATTCAAAAAGAAAACTCACCAGAAGAACCTGTAATCAGGATTGGCAAACTTTCAGGATATTTAACTCACAGTATTGGTTTGTTATTAGCTAATAATTCAGGAAAACCCTATGACGTTCACGAATTTGGAAAAATTATTAATTCTAAAGCAAAAGATTGGCTTTTTCCTCTTACAAAAAGACTAACCTTAGATAATCAAACTTTAGGCTGGTGTAAACTTACTTTTCAAAAGGAAATCAAAAATACGAAAGAAACACAAACGAAAAACAATATAGAAAAAGAAAATGATATAAAAAACAAAAATCCCGATGAATTAGCAAACTTATTGGCTAAAAAATGGGGTGGAAAATTTAGAAAATAA
- a CDS encoding DUF3368 domain-containing protein, which produces MPKVVSNTTPILSFIKLNRMDILEKIYKEIIIPEAVYQELEEGKNKYYIDILNNNWIKILKVRNKNLIKELEKNLDRGEAEAIALSIEISADLLLLDEKIGRKIAKENGLKISGTIGVLLKAKKIGILKEVKPLINELIKKGNYYNESFIKTTLKYAGEL; this is translated from the coding sequence ATGCCTAAAGTTGTATCAAATACAACTCCAATCTTATCCTTTATTAAATTAAACAGAATGGACATTTTAGAAAAAATTTATAAAGAAATCATTATTCCTGAAGCTGTTTATCAAGAATTAGAAGAAGGAAAAAATAAATACTATATAGACATTTTAAATAATAACTGGATAAAAATTCTTAAAGTCAGAAACAAAAATTTAATAAAGGAATTAGAAAAGAATTTAGATAGAGGTGAGGCTGAAGCAATAGCACTATCGATAGAAATATCTGCTGATTTATTACTATTAGATGAAAAAATTGGAAGAAAAATCGCCAAAGAAAATGGTTTGAAAATATCTGGAACAATTGGAGTATTACTAAAAGCCAAAAAGATAGGAATTTTAAAAGAGGTTAAACCTTTAATAAATGAGCTGATTAAAAAGGGAAATTACTATAACGAATCGTTTATAAAGACAACGTTAAAGTACGCAGGAGAACTATAA
- a CDS encoding Holliday junction resolvase-like protein: MDIYQISMFGLIILAIVSIFLYLKLKNQQKILQIIQEEKEKLQKEKEQKELELKQTLQNITDTINQKIEEYKAKDRLVLEKELRSLFEQEYKTKFKEWIQKEEKRIRQDAIKKSSSTIIGKVGEHLAPLLIFDQHGINPKDLRFLGTPVDFIAFKGLEEEDFNNLEIILIEVKTGKKARLTQREKAIQKAIENQRIRWITFNTIHTLEKLNGKKEIAV, from the coding sequence ATGGATATCTATCAAATATCAATGTTTGGATTAATAATTCTTGCAATCGTTTCAATTTTCCTTTACTTAAAACTTAAAAATCAGCAAAAAATCCTCCAGATAATTCAGGAAGAAAAAGAAAAACTCCAAAAAGAAAAAGAACAAAAAGAACTTGAACTAAAACAAACTCTTCAAAACATTACCGACACAATAAACCAGAAAATAGAAGAATACAAAGCAAAAGATAGACTTGTCTTAGAAAAAGAGTTAAGAAGCCTTTTTGAACAAGAATATAAAACAAAATTCAAAGAATGGATACAAAAAGAAGAAAAAAGAATAAGACAGGACGCAATAAAAAAGTCATCTTCCACAATCATTGGAAAAGTTGGAGAACACCTTGCTCCTTTACTTATATTTGACCAGCACGGAATAAATCCTAAAGACCTCAGATTTTTAGGAACGCCTGTTGATTTTATAGCATTTAAAGGGCTTGAGGAAGAAGATTTTAACAACCTTGAGATAATACTTATTGAAGTAAAAACAGGTAAAAAAGCCAGATTAACTCAGAGAGAAAAAGCCATCCAAAAAGCAATTGAAAACCAGAGGATAAGATGGATAACATTTAATACTATTCACACACTTGAAAAACTAAACGGTAAAAAGGAGATTGCAGTATGA
- the csm4 gene encoding type III-A CRISPR-associated RAMP protein Csm4: MLKVYTINFLSITSPIRAYTLFGSLCWAYRLAYEEKELTRFLEEFRENPKFLISSPFPVAKYCEDCNEEEIKDVKETFLFPKPILPLKTKCEIPEVPKDGKEYLEKYICKKRERKNYKKAQFITEDILKDFINGEINEEATFIEKEDYKVFDKKIIYKSSKELKFLPDTKSTLLTKNVINRITSTSENLYTEEGTFYDTQFFLVKFYDNSFVKTFETLLKIIENLGIGKNKNIGWGKVEIKEINALNWLDEHIDNSENFITLSPVIPTKNISIYESFYEFETYKAPVENTFTSFLLKQKVIYLKEGSIIKSVNNNYKGQLKQVVKNPTIYQYGLEFPIKVKEL, from the coding sequence ATGTTAAAAGTATATACCATAAATTTTTTATCCATAACTTCACCAATAAGGGCGTATACACTATTTGGAAGCTTATGCTGGGCTTACAGATTAGCCTACGAAGAAAAAGAGTTAACAAGATTTTTAGAAGAATTTAGAGAAAATCCAAAATTCTTGATATCCTCTCCTTTTCCTGTTGCCAAATATTGTGAAGATTGTAATGAAGAAGAAATAAAGGATGTAAAAGAAACTTTTTTATTTCCTAAACCGATACTGCCGTTAAAAACAAAATGTGAAATACCAGAGGTTCCTAAAGATGGAAAGGAATACTTAGAAAAGTATATATGTAAAAAAAGAGAAAGAAAGAACTACAAAAAAGCACAGTTTATAACAGAAGATATTTTAAAAGATTTTATTAATGGTGAGATAAACGAAGAGGCAACATTTATTGAAAAAGAAGATTACAAAGTTTTTGACAAAAAAATAATTTATAAATCATCTAAAGAATTAAAATTCTTGCCAGATACAAAATCAACACTTTTAACAAAAAATGTAATAAACCGTATAACCTCAACCTCAGAAAATCTTTATACAGAAGAAGGGACTTTTTATGACACACAGTTTTTCTTAGTTAAGTTTTACGATAATAGTTTTGTAAAAACATTTGAAACTTTATTAAAAATAATAGAAAACCTTGGCATTGGAAAAAATAAAAATATAGGTTGGGGAAAAGTTGAAATAAAAGAAATAAATGCTCTTAACTGGCTTGATGAACACATAGACAATTCAGAAAATTTTATAACCTTATCCCCAGTAATCCCTACAAAAAATATAAGTATTTATGAAAGCTTTTATGAGTTTGAAACCTACAAAGCACCAGTTGAAAATACATTTACTTCGTTTTTATTAAAGCAAAAAGTGATTTATCTAAAAGAAGGTTCAATAATAAAATCAGTAAATAACAATTACAAAGGGCAATTAAAACAAGTAGTAAAAAATCCAACCATATATCAATACGGATTAGAATTTCCAATAAAGGTGAAAGAGCTATGA